The proteins below come from a single Mycobacterium parmense genomic window:
- a CDS encoding cell division protein FtsQ/DivIB gives MSDPGDAPPTDLVAGDETATEPIFAGGPAHRAPSPPDAAPAESGQKASDEAEFEGPRRRARRERAERRAAQARATAIEEARREAKRRAGGRTANEPKPVGRGVVRGLKMLLVTVLLMVLGVGLALVLYFTPAMSARNIVVVGTGAVTREEVLTAAAVRPGTPLLQINTGKVADRVAAIRRVASARVQRQYPSALRITIAERIPVAVKDFPDGPHLFDRDGVDFATGPPPPALPYLDVADPGPNDPATKAALQVLLALRPEVAGQVGRIAAPSVASITLTLSDGRTVIWGTADRTEEKAEKLAALLTQPGRTYDVSSPDLPTVK, from the coding sequence ATGAGCGATCCCGGCGACGCCCCGCCGACCGATTTGGTCGCCGGCGACGAGACGGCCACCGAACCGATCTTCGCCGGGGGGCCCGCCCACCGCGCCCCGTCCCCGCCGGATGCGGCCCCCGCCGAATCCGGCCAAAAGGCTTCGGATGAAGCCGAATTCGAGGGCCCGCGGCGCCGCGCCCGCCGGGAACGCGCCGAGCGCCGTGCCGCCCAGGCCCGCGCTACCGCCATCGAAGAAGCCCGCCGCGAGGCCAAGCGCCGCGCCGGCGGCCGGACGGCCAACGAGCCCAAACCCGTTGGGCGGGGCGTTGTCCGGGGCCTGAAGATGCTGTTGGTGACGGTGCTGCTGATGGTCCTCGGGGTCGGGCTGGCGCTGGTCCTCTACTTCACGCCCGCGATGTCGGCTCGCAACATCGTCGTCGTCGGCACCGGCGCGGTGACCCGCGAGGAGGTGCTGACCGCCGCGGCGGTGCGGCCCGGCACGCCGCTGCTGCAGATCAACACCGGCAAGGTCGCCGACCGGGTGGCGGCGATCCGGCGCGTGGCCAGCGCGCGGGTGCAGCGACAGTACCCGTCGGCGCTGCGGATCACGATCGCGGAACGGATTCCCGTGGCGGTCAAGGACTTTCCCGACGGCCCGCACCTGTTCGACCGCGACGGCGTGGACTTCGCCACCGGGCCGCCGCCGCCGGCGCTGCCGTATCTCGACGTCGCCGACCCCGGACCGAACGACCCGGCCACCAAGGCCGCGCTGCAGGTGCTGCTGGCGTTGCGGCCCGAGGTCGCGGGCCAGGTCGGCCGGATCGCCGCCCCGTCGGTGGCGTCGATCACCCTGACGCTGTCGGACGGGCGGACGGTGATCTGGGGGACCGCGGACCGCACCGAGGAGAAGGCCGAGAAGCTGGCCGCGCTGCTGACGCAGCCCGGGCGGACCTACGACGTGTCGAGTCCGGACCTGCCGACGGTCAAGTAG
- the ftsZ gene encoding cell division protein FtsZ: protein MTPPHNYLAVIKVVGIGGGGVNAVNRMIEQGLKGVEFIAINTDAQALLMSDADVKLDVGRDSTRGLGAGADPEVGRKAAEDAKDEIEELLRGADMVFVTAGEGGGTGTGGAPVVASIARKLGALTVGVVTRPFSFEGKRRSNQAENGITSLRESCDTLIVIPNDRLLQMGDAAVSLMDAFRSADEVLLNGVQGITDLITTPGLINVDFADVKGIMSGAGTALMGIGSARGEGRSLKAAEIAINSPLLEASMEGAQGVLMSIAGGSDLGLFEINEAASLVQDAAHQDANIIFGTVIDDSLGDEVRVTVIAAGFDAQGPGRKPVVGASGEKTGGAHRIETAAAGKLTSTLFEPVDAVSVPVHTNGATLNIGGDDDDVDVPPFMRR, encoded by the coding sequence ATGACCCCCCCGCATAACTACCTCGCCGTGATCAAGGTCGTGGGTATCGGTGGCGGCGGCGTCAACGCCGTCAACCGGATGATCGAACAGGGCCTCAAGGGCGTGGAGTTCATCGCGATCAACACCGACGCGCAGGCGTTGTTGATGAGCGACGCCGACGTCAAGCTCGACGTCGGCCGGGACTCCACGCGAGGGCTGGGCGCCGGGGCCGACCCGGAGGTCGGCCGCAAGGCCGCCGAGGACGCCAAGGACGAGATCGAGGAGCTGCTGCGCGGCGCGGACATGGTGTTCGTCACCGCGGGCGAGGGTGGCGGGACCGGCACCGGAGGGGCCCCCGTCGTCGCCAGCATCGCCCGCAAGCTCGGCGCGCTGACCGTCGGCGTGGTGACCCGGCCGTTCTCGTTCGAGGGCAAGCGGCGCAGCAACCAGGCCGAGAACGGCATCACGTCGCTGCGCGAGAGCTGCGACACCCTGATCGTGATCCCCAACGACCGGCTGCTGCAGATGGGCGACGCCGCGGTGTCCCTGATGGACGCGTTCCGCAGCGCCGACGAGGTGCTGCTCAACGGCGTGCAGGGCATCACCGACCTGATCACCACGCCGGGCCTGATCAACGTCGACTTCGCCGACGTGAAGGGCATCATGTCCGGCGCCGGCACCGCGTTGATGGGCATCGGCTCGGCGCGCGGCGAAGGGCGTTCGCTCAAGGCCGCCGAGATCGCCATCAACTCGCCGCTGCTGGAGGCGTCGATGGAGGGCGCCCAGGGCGTGCTGATGTCGATCGCCGGCGGCAGCGACCTGGGGCTGTTCGAGATCAACGAGGCGGCCTCGCTGGTGCAGGACGCCGCCCACCAGGACGCCAACATCATCTTCGGGACCGTCATCGACGACTCGCTGGGCGACGAGGTCCGCGTCACCGTCATCGCGGCGGGCTTCGACGCGCAGGGCCCGGGCCGCAAGCCGGTCGTCGGCGCGTCCGGCGAGAAGACCGGCGGCGCGCACCGCATCGAGACGGCGGCGGCCGGAAAGCTCACGTCGACGTTGTTCGAGCCGGTCGACGCCGTCAGCGTGCCGGTGCACACCAACGGCGCGACACTGAATATCGGCGGTGACGACGACGATGTCGACGTGCCGCCGTTCATGCGCCGCTGA
- the pgeF gene encoding peptidoglycan editing factor PgeF, protein MSYRIRRVTTTREGGVSAPPFDGFNLGDHVGDDPAAVAANRARLAGAIGLGDRIVWMNQVHGDHVEVVDEPREAALPDTDALVTTTPRLALAVVTADCVPVLLADARAGVAAAVHAGRVGAQRGVVARTVEAMLQLGAHAGDISALLGPAVSGRNYEVPVVMADEVEAALPGSRTTTAAGTPGLDLRAGIARQLRDLGVTSVDVDRRCTVADPALFSHRRDAPTGRLASLIWME, encoded by the coding sequence GTGAGCTACCGCATCCGTCGCGTCACCACCACCCGCGAGGGCGGCGTGTCGGCCCCGCCGTTCGACGGCTTCAACCTCGGCGACCACGTCGGCGACGACCCGGCGGCCGTGGCGGCCAACCGGGCGCGGCTGGCCGGGGCCATCGGCCTGGGCGACCGCATCGTGTGGATGAACCAGGTGCACGGCGATCACGTCGAGGTGGTCGACGAGCCGCGCGAGGCCGCGCTCCCGGACACCGACGCCCTGGTGACCACCACACCGCGGCTGGCGCTGGCGGTGGTGACCGCGGACTGCGTGCCGGTGTTGCTCGCCGACGCGCGCGCGGGTGTGGCCGCCGCGGTCCACGCGGGTCGTGTCGGCGCCCAGCGCGGCGTGGTGGCCCGCACCGTGGAGGCGATGCTGCAATTGGGCGCGCACGCGGGCGATATCTCGGCCCTGTTGGGCCCGGCGGTCAGCGGCCGCAACTACGAGGTGCCCGTCGTGATGGCCGACGAGGTCGAGGCGGCGCTGCCCGGCAGCCGCACGACGACCGCGGCCGGGACGCCCGGCCTCGACCTTCGAGCCGGAATCGCCCGCCAGCTGCGGGATTTGGGAGTGACGTCGGTCGACGTCGACCGGCGGTGCACGGTGGCCGACCCGGCGCTGTTCAGCCATCGGCGTGACGCCCCCACCGGGCGGCTGGCCTCGCTGATCTGGATGGAGTGA
- a CDS encoding YggS family pyridoxal phosphate-dependent enzyme has translation MTAMAPDGSGRDDRDSELTRTLAAVRSRLAAAAEAAGRSVSEIELLPVTKFFPASDVVILSRLGCRAVGESRDQEALAKVSEVAAASARADLPAMRWHMVGHIQRNKARSVARWAHTAHSVDGPQLVAGLDRGVSAALAEGRRTEPLRVYVQVSLDGDVSRGGVDISAPRAVDEVCAQVADSPNLELVGLMGIPPLEWDPDDAFGRLQSEHARVLDSHPGAVGLSAGMSGDFEVAVKHGSTCVRVGTALLGPRPLRSP, from the coding sequence GTGACCGCCATGGCGCCGGACGGGTCTGGCCGGGACGACCGCGACTCGGAGCTGACGCGCACGCTCGCGGCGGTGCGTTCGCGGCTCGCCGCGGCCGCCGAGGCGGCGGGCCGCAGCGTCAGCGAGATCGAGCTGCTGCCCGTCACCAAGTTCTTTCCCGCCAGCGATGTCGTCATCCTGTCCCGCCTGGGTTGCCGGGCCGTCGGCGAGTCGCGGGACCAGGAAGCCCTGGCCAAGGTGTCCGAGGTCGCGGCCGCGTCGGCGCGCGCGGATCTGCCGGCCATGCGCTGGCACATGGTGGGCCACATCCAGCGCAACAAGGCCCGGTCGGTGGCCCGCTGGGCGCACACGGCCCACTCGGTCGACGGCCCGCAGCTGGTCGCCGGCCTCGACCGGGGGGTTTCCGCGGCCCTGGCCGAGGGCCGCCGCACCGAGCCGCTGCGGGTCTATGTGCAGGTCAGCCTCGACGGCGACGTGTCGCGCGGCGGCGTCGACATCTCGGCGCCGCGGGCGGTCGACGAGGTGTGCGCGCAGGTCGCCGACTCCCCGAACCTGGAACTCGTGGGACTGATGGGCATCCCGCCGCTGGAGTGGGACCCCGACGACGCCTTCGGGCGGCTGCAGTCCGAGCACGCCCGGGTCCTCGACTCGCATCCGGGCGCGGTCGGACTGTCCGCGGGCATGTCCGGCGATTTCGAAGTGGCGGTCAAACACGGGTCGACGTGTGTGCGTGTCGGTACCGCGCTATTGGGCCCGCGACCGTTACGGTCACCGTAA
- a CDS encoding cell division protein SepF — protein MSTLHKVKAYFGMAPMDDYEDEYYDDRAPSRGFPRQRFDDGYGRYEGREYDDPRGEPADYPPPAGYRGGYPDEARYGAVHPRDFDRPDMTRPRLGSWLRNSTRGALAMDPRRMAMMFEEGHPLSKITTLRPKDYSEARTIGERFRDGTPVIMDLVSMDNADAKRLVDFAAGLAFALRGSFDKVATKVFLLSPADVDVTPEERRRIAETGFYAYQ, from the coding sequence ATGAGCACACTGCACAAGGTCAAAGCCTATTTCGGTATGGCCCCGATGGACGACTACGAGGACGAGTACTACGACGACCGCGCCCCGTCCAGGGGTTTCCCGCGCCAGCGCTTCGATGACGGGTACGGCCGCTACGAGGGCCGCGAATACGACGACCCGCGCGGCGAGCCCGCCGACTACCCGCCGCCCGCCGGCTACCGCGGTGGGTACCCCGACGAGGCCCGCTACGGCGCGGTGCATCCGCGCGACTTCGACCGGCCCGACATGACCCGGCCCCGCCTGGGCTCGTGGCTGCGCAACTCCACCCGCGGGGCGCTGGCGATGGACCCACGCCGGATGGCGATGATGTTCGAGGAGGGTCATCCGCTGTCGAAGATCACGACGCTGCGTCCCAAGGACTACAGCGAGGCCCGCACCATCGGCGAGCGGTTCCGCGACGGCACCCCTGTCATCATGGACCTGGTGTCGATGGACAACGCCGACGCGAAACGGCTGGTCGACTTCGCTGCCGGCCTGGCCTTCGCGCTGCGCGGCTCCTTCGACAAGGTCGCGACGAAAGTGTTCCTGCTCTCGCCGGCCGACGTGGACGTCACCCCGGAGGAGCGCCGCCGCATCGCCGAAACCGGCTTCTACGCCTACCAGTAG